AGGGGAGGTTACTATAAATACTTGTTAAAGAGTTGCATATCTGATTTCATGTCTACGCAAAGGTGAGATGAGGCTTTTAAACCGATCTCTCTTTCAGTaaaagtgttttggcctttCAAGTTTATCTTAAACAATTTCAGGTTAAAGGGGAAGGTTACTATAATCACAGGGGTAGCAAGTGGCATTGGAGAAGCCACTGCAATGCTTTTTGCAGAACATGGAGCGTTTATTGTCATGGCAGACACTCGTGATGACTTGGGCAACCAAGTTGTCGCCACAATTGGCCTTAACAAAGCTAGCTATCGACATTGTGATGTTAGAGATGAAAAGCAAGTTGCTGAAACAATGGCCTATGTAATTGAGAAATATGGCAGCCTTGACATCATTTACAGCAATGCTGCCGTCCTTGGACGTCCTATGGATAACATCCTGGACATGAACATTGAAGACTTTGACTACACAATGGCTGCAAATTTGCGTGCTTCAGCGCTAGTCATCAAGCATGGTGCTCGAGCAATGGTGGCCAGAAATATAGCTGGTTCAATCATATGCAATGGCAGTATTGCGTCATCTAAAGGAGGAAGTGGGCCTCCTGCTTACACCATTTCTAAACATGGTTTGTTAGGTCTTGTTCGATCAGCTTCAAGTGAGCTTGGGAGATATGGGATCAGAGTAAATTGCATTTCCCCATTTGGAGTTGCCACATCCTTGGCATTAAACGAGCACAGTTTGGATCCGAATAGACTGCAATCTTTGGGTTCCTCTCTAGCCAGCTTAAAAGGAGTAAAATTGCAGCCTAAACATGTCGCAGAGGCTGCACTTTTTCTTGCTTCCGATGAATCAACTCACATAAGTGGACATAACTTAGTCGTTGATGGAGGAACAAGTGTTGTTAGTAACATCATGTCAATCATCACAGATTGATAtctgtaatttttaatatatgctAATTTCTTGCTAATTTGGCTACGAACGTTACAAATTATAAGCCAAGTGTCATAGACAAATTTCTAAATTCCGAGGGGGGATACTAAAATTGGCCCAAATCTTAAACGCTGTAATCTTGAACCCCATCCCCTTATATTTTGCTTAGGGAAGTTATCCATATCAATGCACACCGCATACattaattaatagaataattaaGAGATAGTTGCCACATTAATATATAATCCCCAAATCATTTTGTATaagaaattatagtttgatgAAAAGGTTGAAATCAATGTGTTTGCGTGTGTCAAATTCCAAACTGTATAACTTTGACTTAATATgattgtgtatttttttttaaagtatattttttattaataaaataatatttaattatataataatacatataaatatattcttatttatatatttgatataaatattttttacaaaaatcagCTAAATACTGAGTCGTTGGTGAAAAGGTCGTATAGCCGTAAAGGCCCCTACCTGATTCCTAAATCCCAATCATATCCCCtctttttgttaataaaagtcAACGTGACAACTCAACCGTGGAAGGTACAACAAGGGACGATCAGGTCATTTTCAATCAAACAACTCTTGCAAAAGTTCAAAGGTCACGCGTCAACCTAAGAACGTTCACGTGTCCATCAATCTAACCTTTCGTTTAATTTTCCGTTGTGTAATCAACACGGTCTTATAATCATATGGATCAAGGACTTACACGTGTCCTATTCCAGAACTACTTTCATCTGTAGCCACCGGTTACCGGTATCTCAGTCCTCACCCAATATAAACAAGTTCAAGCCCACCATCCTCGAAGTTTGATCATTTTGCTCgagaattaaaaaaaccttGACacgagaaaaaagaaaataaatattagaaaattcatTTAGTTTGGGAGGTTCAGATCTTGAGAGATTTGACGAAATTTTGGTTGTTAGTAAATGCTTTTTGAAGATGGTAGCTGAATCAGAGGTTTTGCATTTGCAGCAGAGGGTGGCTGCGTTGGATGTTAATTATTTCGGTAAAGGAAGCAAAATTGAAGAGATTGAAGGTATTGTTACGATTACATCGCCGGTTTCTCCGCAAGCTGTGAATCAAGTTCGTATATCGGAGTCAGTTTCAAACGACTTGTCCACCTCTCAAGTGGTTAGATAAGATCTTGTgatttctctatcaaattgattatttccTATGTATAAACTGATTTAAGATTCTGATTACTCAAAGATTAGTTAGCCTAGGAAGTTTAAGAATGTTCTTGACAGAGTTGCTTTATTATGTTTCTGTATAGTTAGTGAATTATTTGTAAATACCTTAATTAGGTTAGGTTTAGTTAAGTCTTAACATTGGAGTGAGTTGGGAAGATTTCATAAAAGATCTCATTTTGTGGTAATGTTTGACTGGATTGCACATTTTTGTTGTGATTTGATGGACTTAAAAAAGAATTTCATTTCTTGCAAATTTTTTAGTATGGTTGGTATATGAAACGTTAGTTGCACAAGATCTCGATTCTAATCAATATTAGTATGAAAGCTTGTATGGTTGCTTTTTATAGTAAATTATTTGTAGAATTCAGAACTGTTTCCTAATTGAAGCAACAAGCCTGTTAATTTCATCAGTGATCTTTCTCTAAGCCAGAGACCATAGATTTGTTGCTTTGTAACCCTCAAAGTGGTATACTTATGTCAGATAACTTTCTGTATTTTAGGACGAAAAATCTGCAGAAAAGATTCCAGATGACAGTCTTGAATCTCCTGACCTGCAATTTGTTCCTAGCATTCGATCTGGTAGTTTTGCAGACATCGGTCCACGCAGAGACATGGAAGATGAGCATATAAAAATAGATGATCTGTCATCTCACTTGGGATCCCTCTTTACATTTCCTAAGCCTAGTGCTTTTTATGGGGTAATTAACCTTTCAGACTTCTATTATTACCTcattttaatgatattgtttaaaaGTTAGATTAAAGTTGTTCTGACTATCAGGTGTTTGATGGTCATGGAGGACCCGAAGCAGCAGCATACATCAGGAAAAATgtaattagatttatttttgaagatgTCAACTTCCCCCAATCATCTGAAGATGATGATGTTTTTTTGAAAGCGGTTGAGAACTCCCTTCGGAATGCATATCTGCATGCAGACAAGGCTTTGTCTGCTGACTCCAGCGTGAGTAGCTCCTCTGGAACAACAGCACTTATTGCTTTGATATTTGGAAGGTAAATTCATTCTTCTGAAGCTTGAATCAGTTTATGCACTTTACTTTAAATGCCGtgctctttcttttttcttctatcCTTGCTTATTGATCTTGTTCTTTTCCTCAGGCTTCTGATGGTGGCTAATGCCGGTGATTGTCGTGCAGTTCTCTGCCGGAAGGGAGAGGCAATTGACATGTCTCAAGACCACAGACCAATATATCCATCTGAAAAGAAGCGAGTTGAAGGGTTGGGTGGTTATGTTGGGGGTGATGGATATCTAAATGGTGTTTTATCAGTGTCCCGTGCATTGGGTGATTGGGACATGAAGTTTCCTTGGGGTTCTCGTTCACCTCTCATAGCAGAACCTGAATTTCAGCAGATGGTTTTAACAGAAGATGACGAGTTTCTCATCATTGGATGTGATGGAATCTGGGATGTGATGTCAAGTCAGCATGCAGTAAACCTTGTACATCGAGGACTGCGGCGTCATGATGACCCTGAACAGTGTGCCAGGGACCTTGTCATGGGGGCCTTGCGCCTCAACACATTTGACAATCTCACAGTAATAATTATATGCTTCACTTCCCTTGATCACCGGGAGCCATCACCACCTCAACAACGGAGAACGAGGTGTTGCAAGATTTCTGCAGAGGCCTTGTGCAGCTTGAAGAGCTTATTGAATGGCAGTGCAGGCCGTtgaatgtaaatattatatctaaataaaatCTCTTGATTAGGAGAGAATTCTTACTGTTTCTGGCTGCTTCAGTCAGATGCTAGAAAAAGCAGCTACCAGTTTTGTAGGTATCAACATTTTCCAGCTGCGATGGGTGAGTTCCTGGCTGATGCCTGGCTGATGTACATAGAGTGACGGATGGCGGTGGTTGTAGAAATGATCCTGATATATTGTTCTTGCGTAAAGTCATTATGGATTATTTTTTCGTAAATAATCCAATTTCAGGGTGGCTGCCCGTTTGATGTAgtccattttttatttgtgacaCGGTCTGTATCATAAATGCGTTTTCTCATTTTAATGAAGTTTTTGATATTTGTAttcgtttttctttttctcccttcAGTTAGCTTAAACTGCTCTGTTGCAAGAACGATTCTTTTACAAGAAGGACGGTACAACATCGATGTAAAAAGCTACCGTCTATCTAAAGATCTGACGGTAACTCCAAAGCTTAAGATTAAAGCCTTGGTAACCACACATACATGGACAATACAGACAAAAGAGAACTATACTTCATTGAGGGAAAGAGCATCCACATCAAAAAATCGGTTACAATAATGaacctgaaaattttattactgAATTGAGACCGTCATAAATTGAGTTCGCCTAATAGCTTTTTGCAACCTTAGCAAAACTTTCCAAACCCCTTCTGAGTAAGCTTTCTAGAAAAGGTTGAAGGGCCTGAAAATGTTAACAGAGAAACGTGTGATGATGCATGCTACATCAAAATGTTGAGGCACATTCAAACAAATACAATATTCCTTCCACTATTTCTTTCCAAGATATTAAAATAGGTGTGTTCTTTATCACAAGCCACCAAAGCTTCTAAATCGAAGGTGAGAAAGCTTACAGATGCAACTGGAACTAGAAGTTGAGGAACCTCATATGAAACAGTTAGCTGtaaaagatttatataatttgttagttCACAGCTTGAAGTAGAAAGGACATTTCTTCTCTCTCCTACAAGTCTCGGAGCTCTGGCTCTGcctattatctttttcttttgtacTTTCTTCTCTCCAAGCCATAGCATGAAGCCATGAAAAAGTGTCCACACTATATTGAATCAATCTGAGCTCCCAAATATAGCATTGTCTTCCATGTGCCAGCAGATTTTACTCTGTTAAACCTTGGACAACAGTCACAAATGTCAACAAGAAAATTCTCGTTGACTCTACAATATAgtcaaaaatatgaaatcatGCTTGCAAGTCGTAAGTTTTGGCCACAGGGTTTTATTACAGTTACCTATTAGGAAGACCTTCTAGAGATCTCCAGTGAATTTTCTGATTTGGGATAGGCTGCAGGTAGCAGATTAAAGCCTAATATAAAAGggaacatgaaaaaaataacacaaaaatcaattgaataaaaGAGTCAAGAGTAAATGGGTAAACACTGTCCAGTGAAACTCACCTGCAAATTTCTAGCAAGCCAAGAGTATTCTATATCACGACCAAAAGCATTATATTTTAAAGACCATTGTGATAAGTTAGGCTTGTCTTCCAATACCTATCATAACAGAACCACTACATCAAAAATCAATTTCACCTGGTTATGATGAACTAATTCTGACATATATCTATCATTTCACATATTAGGAAATAAGTTTCATCCTTAATGTAGCTAATAATTGGCTGACTAATCCTGCATTCACATGAAAGGaaagaataaatagataaaactaAAGCAAATAGGTGAAGTGAAGAAGAACCTTTACAGAAGAAATAAACGGCATCCAACGAGGAATGGCTTCGCTGTCAGAGTAACAATTATAAGCTACCGAAACAGGTACATCAATTTCAGTTCTTACCCTGCATTCAATTTGCCCGTAAGCTGTTGAAACTAGTAACATTTATCAAACtgaattaaagtaaaaaatgagAGAGCATTACGTGCAATCCTGCCACTGCATGACAGGAGAAGAAAAGGGTTTAAAGGAAGTGAAGAAGGAATTGCGCTTGGTGTTGAAGGATCCATATGgaactctaaaaaataatacttaactAAGAGAAGCTGGCTTCGATAAACAAGAGTTTCCATAAGTGGGCATCGATAGAGAGTTAAAGAAAATCAGGCTTGTGTTTGGAGGCAACAGGTGGGTGAGGCTGAGACTCACTGAGTTGGGAGCCGAAATAAAGCCCAATGCAGCTGCAGACATGCTCCACAAATACAAATACGATAGATATACTCCTCCACAAATGGTCTCACCACAAAACTTCAACAAAATCCACAATGAACTAATATTTTAGCTTCGGGTATAATGGCGTTTTCGGCTTCACCATAATCGACTAACGGACGGTAATGATATGAAGGACAGACTAGTCAAACGTCCACCTGATGTTTGAACGACATTTGCCTGCGTTTACAGATAAAACGACGTTTCGTATATGTTTTTTGACAACGTGATTTCATGGGGGTCCCCAAATTGGATTGTCCAAGGACAGAGTTGCTTATTCCGGGCGGAAGAAAATCCATTCCTCCCAAATTGTTATCAATGGTGTAAACTCTTGataaaagattaatattatACCTATATAACATTTACCTATTACCAGTTAAAATTTGGCAATGTGCTATACTGCATCAttagtgaagaaaaaaagattaaagggaaaatcattatttaaagtttgagtctgaaaaaatgtatataattgtaCTACAATATTCTAATCTTCTAGACGACAATGAGTGATGATTTCCCAAATATTCAATACTTGGTCAGGATGCAGAAAAATATTGGCAGTTCTCAACAATCTGAGCCTGACTTCCAACTGTATGTGGGCAATCACAGTGACAATATATTGTAGCAAAACTAACTAACTTACGACCAAAATTTAGCAAAATTGTTAACATTACAACCTCAAGAAGTCAGTAAATCTGGCAATCAGCAAATGGTTTTCAGGAGAGATGGCTGCTGGGACATACTTAACAAATTCTGTGACTAAGCCACGTTCCTTTATCCACATCAACCTTCCCATATCAATTATCTGCTTGCACTTGAATCCCAACACTGCTCTTTCAACTGCTTTCGTATTCCTCACAAGTTCTTCAACTCCCCCTTTCACCTCACCACCTACTTCTTTCCCACTGCACACCAGAAAAACATATAATGCCCCAATTAGAGGACAATAATCCATCTAGTTAGTTAAAAACAGCAAATTATTGATATTCCAAACAAATAATCAATGAGGCCTTTGCATTAGCACAAGTTTGACAACATTACATAGATTCCAAATTCAATGTGCTATCagtaacatcaaaatcatctgAACCATGATCAGCATCTACTGCCCAGCTGGTAAACCATGAAATTGCATGGAATTCTTCCTTAGCAATCCCCAAACTGGATAAATACTTTTTATCTGCAAGGAGCCCAAATATATTTGGTCAGCCCATATAAAATGTTCTCCGTAAGGCTGATTAGTAGTTTTGCTATGCACTTGCacaacaggaaaaaaaaattgttgtgtttCCATTGGTTAGTAGTTTTatcatacacacacacatatatgttaGGCaggaaaaattaattacttatgTAGTGTTTCCATTGGCAAAGATGATGACAGCATGTTGCTATTGAAAGACCCCTCATGTAGCGTTTACCAGTGCACTGTTCACCATTTTCTTGACTCACTTGTCCGCCCAGGCAACATCTTAGAGTCAAATCTGCAGAAAGCATATTCCAtgcagaaaatagaaaattgataTCAACACAGTCAGTAAAAACTCTCCCATGGCTGATAGAATAGTTACCCGTGATGCATAATTACAAGcttaataatcaaatcaaagtaCAAAGTACCTGTTGCAGGGCCACAGAGATGTTTACCAATAGCCACAAAAGGAACTTCCCTTAAAGACTCCACAGCGTTCAAGTTCAGGTCCTCAACTGTGCAATTGGGATTTCATA
This sequence is a window from Mangifera indica cultivar Alphonso chromosome 5, CATAS_Mindica_2.1, whole genome shotgun sequence. Protein-coding genes within it:
- the LOC123216419 gene encoding short-chain dehydrogenase reductase 3b-like, with amino-acid sequence MSNHFEEKLQRRIYFSRHDACLLQVKVFWPFKFILNNFRLKGKVTIITGVASGIGEATAMLFAEHGAFIVMADTRDDLGNQVVATIGLNKASYRHCDVRDEKQVAETMAYVIEKYGSLDIIYSNAAVLGRPMDNILDMNIEDFDYTMAANLRASALVIKHGARAMVARNIAGSIICNGSIASSKGGSGPPAYTISKHGLLGLVRSASSELGRYGIRVNCISPFGVATSLALNEHSLDPNRLQSLGSSLASLKGVKLQPKHVAEAALFLASDESTHISGHNLVVDGGTSVVSNIMSIITD
- the LOC123215267 gene encoding probable protein phosphatase 2C 49, translated to MVAESEVLHLQQRVAALDVNYFGKGSKIEEIEGIVTITSPVSPQAVNQVRISESVSNDLSTSQVDEKSAEKIPDDSLESPDLQFVPSIRSGSFADIGPRRDMEDEHIKIDDLSSHLGSLFTFPKPSAFYGVFDGHGGPEAAAYIRKNVIRFIFEDVNFPQSSEDDDVFLKAVENSLRNAYLHADKALSADSSVSSSSGTTALIALIFGRLLMVANAGDCRAVLCRKGEAIDMSQDHRPIYPSEKKRVEGLGGYVGGDGYLNGVLSVSRALGDWDMKFPWGSRSPLIAEPEFQQMVLTEDDEFLIIGCDGIWDVMSSQHAVNLVHRGLRRHDDPEQCARDLVMGALRLNTFDNLTVIIICFTSLDHREPSPPQQRRTRCCKISAEALCSLKSLLNGSAGR